Proteins found in one Mycoplasma ovis str. Michigan genomic segment:
- a CDS encoding P-loop NTPase family protein: protein MSLFHNVFSKLRKSSAFEFVNQWFATTTNWDADKLRKDISNGLIKLDFQLDLANSLSEKLVQELKRHKDLTESVIREKLIALLINHYSDFSDPLSENKNNSLKVPSPSLRGLNFKPNQCNVFFIAGSNGVGKTSFISKLVYLLKIKYQLVKKILLVAGDTFRAGAVDQLDILAKQLKVDIVTPNLPEKASALIYRSLRENQSKYELIILDSSGRQYNNQNLLMELKKQYSIVEKIMSRPPEESFLIVDSTLGNYSQQELTKLLEIIPISALVLTKMDNTTRGGVIYNLRPKYSIPIKFICFGEKVEDIELFEINSITTQLINSVFRSDLSLS from the coding sequence ATGTCATTATTCCATAATGTTTTCAGTAAATTAAGAAAATCTTCTGCATTTGAATTTGTAAATCAATGATTTGCCACAACTACTAATTGGGATGCAGATAAATTACGAAAAGATATTTCTAATGGCTTAATTAAGTTAGATTTTCAATTGGATTTAGCTAATTCACTTTCGGAAAAACTAGTTCAAGAATTAAAAAGACACAAAGATTTAACAGAATCAGTAATTAGGGAAAAATTAATTGCACTACTGATCAACCATTATTCCGATTTTTCAGATCCACTATCCGAGAATAAAAACAATTCTTTGAAGGTACCAAGCCCAAGCTTAAGAGGACTTAACTTCAAACCAAATCAATGTAATGTTTTTTTTATTGCTGGATCTAACGGGGTAGGAAAAACAAGTTTTATATCTAAGCTTGTTTATCTATTGAAAATCAAATATCAATTAGTAAAAAAGATACTTTTAGTTGCTGGCGATACTTTTAGAGCGGGCGCTGTAGATCAATTAGATATTCTTGCCAAGCAATTAAAGGTAGATATTGTAACTCCTAATCTTCCAGAAAAAGCTAGTGCCTTAATCTATAGGTCTTTAAGAGAGAATCAATCTAAATATGAATTGATTATTTTGGACAGTTCTGGAAGACAATATAACAATCAAAATTTATTAATGGAGCTTAAAAAGCAATATTCAATTGTTGAAAAAATAATGTCTAGACCTCCAGAAGAAAGTTTCTTAATTGTAGATTCAACATTGGGAAATTATTCTCAACAAGAATTAACAAAATTATTAGAAATTATTCCCATTTCAGCTTTAGTATTGACCAAAATGGACAATACTACCAGAGGAGGAGTGATTTACAATTTGCGACCTAAATATTCTATTCCCATTAAATTTATTTGTTTTGGAGAAAAAGTAGAAGATATTGAATTATTTGAAATTAATTCAATAACTACTCAACTAATTAATTCTGTGTTTAGAAGTGATTTATCCCTTAGTTAA
- the metG gene encoding methionine--tRNA ligase, giving the protein MESRKINHSQSELLLTTPLFYASGDPHIGHAYTLLLASLTKKYYQLIGKKVYLLTGVDEHGEKILLNAKNANLEPQAFVDQISQKFQHLNQALELSSDFFIRTSSTEHKAFVKSFFNDLVKSGNIYLSQWSGYQCINCETNYSTKYYEKSNLCEMGHELIIRSEESYFLKVKEFKDWFLDYYQKKHIIFPDHYRSNLETGIINELEDLSVSRRNLEWGIQLDKHNFCVYVWFDALLGYLSNPLINKKWKNKELQIIQIIGKEIFKFHSIYFPLLLEAKKLTLPCKLMVHGWLINQKNRKISKSEASLIEKPLPKILQEFSLETLRWYCAYLNWGQDHVFSEELLKEYHNKYLLNLHGNLINRLKGILLKNNLTTSKLGSSKDFQVTEFQREFELGSQLLEQIQSKIENLEFWWIINQVVSLLENANHLLEKFEPWKLEISSLEYKELNVLLYRQLVLASYLFSPIFRESKWQEIKESLNISNKEEKLDSLFLNCLLNFEGISLPKSHNLFVKY; this is encoded by the coding sequence ATCGAGTCTAGAAAAATAAATCATTCGCAAAGTGAGCTTCTGCTCACTACTCCCCTCTTTTATGCTTCGGGAGATCCCCATATTGGACATGCATATACTCTCTTACTGGCATCTCTAACTAAAAAGTACTACCAGTTAATAGGAAAAAAAGTCTACTTATTGACTGGAGTAGATGAGCATGGAGAGAAGATATTACTTAATGCCAAGAATGCGAATCTAGAACCACAAGCCTTTGTAGACCAAATAAGTCAAAAATTTCAACATTTAAATCAAGCTCTTGAATTATCATCTGATTTTTTTATAAGAACCTCTTCAACAGAACACAAAGCTTTTGTCAAAAGTTTTTTCAATGATTTAGTCAAAAGTGGTAATATTTACCTCTCTCAATGATCTGGTTATCAATGTATTAATTGTGAAACTAATTATTCCACAAAATATTACGAGAAAAGTAATCTTTGTGAAATGGGACACGAATTAATTATTAGGTCTGAAGAAAGTTATTTTTTAAAAGTCAAAGAGTTTAAAGATTGATTTTTAGACTATTACCAAAAAAAACACATAATCTTTCCAGATCACTATAGAAGTAATTTAGAAACAGGAATAATTAATGAATTGGAAGATCTTTCTGTTTCTCGAAGGAATTTGGAATGAGGCATTCAATTAGATAAACATAACTTTTGTGTTTATGTGTGATTTGATGCTCTTTTAGGTTATTTAAGTAACCCTTTAATAAATAAAAAATGAAAAAATAAAGAGCTACAAATAATACAAATTATCGGAAAAGAAATATTCAAATTTCACTCTATTTATTTTCCTTTGTTGCTGGAAGCCAAAAAATTAACTCTTCCTTGCAAATTAATGGTTCATGGATGATTAATTAATCAAAAAAATAGAAAGATCTCTAAATCTGAAGCCAGTCTGATTGAAAAACCTTTGCCAAAAATATTACAAGAATTTTCACTTGAAACTCTTAGATGATATTGCGCTTATTTAAATTGAGGTCAAGATCATGTTTTCTCTGAAGAGCTTTTAAAAGAATATCACAACAAATATTTACTTAATTTGCATGGAAACCTAATTAACCGATTAAAGGGAATACTTTTAAAAAACAATTTAACTACTAGTAAATTAGGAAGTTCAAAAGATTTTCAAGTTACTGAATTTCAAAGGGAATTTGAATTAGGTTCACAACTCCTAGAGCAAATTCAATCTAAAATAGAAAATCTTGAATTTTGATGAATAATCAATCAAGTAGTGAGTCTTCTTGAGAATGCTAATCATTTATTAGAGAAATTTGAACCTTGAAAACTAGAAATTAGTTCCTTAGAATACAAGGAACTAAATGTATTACTTTATAGACAATTAGTTCTTGCTTCTTACTTATTCTCTCCTATATTCCGAGAATCTAAGTGACAAGAAATAAAAGAATCTTTGAATATTTCTAATAAAGAGGAAAAATTAGATTCTTTATTCCTAAATTGTCTTTTGAACTTTGAAGGTATTTCTTTACCTAAATCTCACAATTTATTTGTCAAATACTAA
- a CDS encoding ATPase domain-containing protein produces MIFGKSKNLKEKFNSLGIQIWDDEKRIQTNPINNNFTKIPTGSYALDRALGTGGWPGGKIIEIFGADSSGKSTLALHAIAEAQAQNKTCVYIDLENTLNKVWAEKIGVKSDQLYICYPSSGEETFKIVNSLVQGGEADLIVVDSVAAMVPNVELDSSLEDQSMGLQARLMSKGLRILQSYLINSQTTVIFINQIRDQIKQSFFPSTTTSGGRALKYAASIRVEVKRQEAIKQQEKTVGFLTKITIIKNKFNSPLIQLNLRLYFDSGFCKAYELINEALERKLLEKRGAWFYYKDKNISQGLSALKEKLFSPEYSEQLHELKSSLEK; encoded by the coding sequence ATGATTTTTGGTAAGTCAAAAAATTTAAAAGAGAAATTTAATTCTCTTGGAATTCAAATATGGGATGATGAAAAAAGAATTCAAACAAATCCTATCAATAATAACTTCACAAAAATTCCTACAGGTTCTTATGCCCTAGATAGAGCTCTCGGCACTGGAGGTTGGCCTGGTGGAAAAATTATTGAAATTTTTGGAGCTGACTCTTCCGGAAAATCTACTTTGGCTCTTCATGCTATTGCTGAAGCTCAGGCGCAAAATAAAACTTGTGTCTATATCGATTTAGAAAATACACTAAACAAAGTTTGGGCAGAAAAAATAGGAGTTAAGTCAGATCAACTATACATTTGCTATCCTTCTAGCGGAGAAGAAACTTTCAAAATAGTTAATTCACTAGTTCAAGGGGGAGAGGCGGACTTGATAGTGGTTGATTCTGTCGCGGCAATGGTACCTAATGTGGAATTAGATAGTTCTCTAGAAGATCAAAGTATGGGATTGCAAGCTAGATTGATGAGCAAAGGTTTAAGAATCTTGCAATCTTATTTAATTAATTCTCAAACAACAGTAATTTTTATAAATCAAATCAGAGACCAAATAAAACAATCTTTCTTCCCTTCAACTACAACTTCTGGAGGCAGGGCTCTAAAATACGCTGCAAGTATAAGAGTTGAAGTGAAAAGACAAGAAGCAATAAAACAACAAGAAAAGACCGTAGGCTTCTTAACAAAAATTACAATCATAAAAAACAAATTTAATAGTCCTTTAATTCAGCTAAACCTAAGGCTTTATTTCGACTCAGGTTTCTGTAAGGCCTATGAACTTATCAATGAAGCACTTGAAAGAAAGCTCCTAGAAAAAAGAGGCGCTTGATTCTATTACAAAGATAAAAATATATCTCAGGGGTTATCTGCTTTAAAGGAAAAGTTATTCAGCCCTGAATATAGCGAACAACTTCATGAACTTAAATCGAGTCTAGAAAAATAA
- the tmk gene encoding dTMP kinase yields MKNNFFIVIEGIDNSGKTTLIELIKKQLELPKNLLIKSYFGEKIYFTSEPYGHSKESKYSQLSDCIFSNSFGSVAEACLFFAMRADHLSNFIIPKIKEKSMIFCDRYFLSTLAYQSYLKKVDIDWLNFNMKHISQGIHPLVTFVLEISKEDHWSFKKKKNLESHNEYDSVNSFSYENLVEAYSWAIQHLRNSGEEVISIPAFYNWEQKAELVISYIKRFI; encoded by the coding sequence ATGAAAAATAATTTTTTTATTGTTATTGAAGGTATAGATAATTCGGGCAAAACCACTCTAATTGAGCTCATTAAAAAACAATTAGAGTTACCTAAAAATCTTTTGATTAAGAGTTATTTTGGAGAAAAAATTTATTTCACTTCAGAACCTTATGGCCATAGTAAAGAATCAAAATATTCACAGTTAAGTGACTGTATTTTTTCTAATAGTTTTGGTTCTGTTGCAGAAGCTTGTTTATTTTTTGCAATGAGAGCAGACCATCTTTCCAATTTCATTATTCCTAAGATCAAGGAAAAATCTATGATTTTTTGTGATAGATATTTTCTTTCTACTTTGGCTTATCAATCATATCTCAAGAAAGTAGATATTGATTGACTCAACTTCAATATGAAACACATTTCTCAGGGAATTCATCCATTAGTTACTTTTGTGCTAGAAATTTCTAAAGAAGATCATTGAAGTTTCAAAAAGAAAAAGAATTTAGAGTCTCATAATGAATATGATTCAGTGAATTCATTTTCTTATGAGAATTTAGTGGAAGCTTATAGTTGAGCAATTCAACACTTAAGAAATTCAGGAGAAGAGGTGATCTCAATTCCCGCTTTCTATAACTGGGAACAGAAGGCAGAATTAGTGATTTCTTATATCAAAAGATTTATTTAA
- a CDS encoding M3 family metallopeptidase produces METGINNSLKWDLSQILESKTLDWWMSEMERLQTLILEKYSVNLFKDLEGLIEFHKLLKDLDIVSNRIGTYINNSKNTDLTEPKWFIKEQEFIQKTIPFGQALSTFQTYAIKNKKTILSFYADPKFAHLKKSYDSLFRYQSRRLPAIVAKYEETKAPLSSAFYEIFNILSEKDFLLKDIEDSKGNTCTVRNYAEYILHMKKEDSTFRKNLFTSYVNFLDQKKEGLHKLLYYQFLAWNIGSKNISFKNGYTESALYADEVPNKFLLNLYKNMKAFRPDIQRFRDIRKSVIKKVWNLSKFQEWDGYLELKDTSGKQITFEIEDSKKIILESLKVLGQRYIDSLNLMFSKNWIDWKPNPPYKISGAYFSGEAYRLEGKYVLLNYNGYFDDLLTLAHELGHAVHDIEIDKTETYYYSPTIFVAEIPSILNEILVQYYLLDKYRREGDKFRQFHILDHLLSTFVSTSSVQLGYSEWEYTFNEKISNNQFLDLEESAQAYSEIVKSYLGESSTENPDLQKKSWYRIFSIPHFYSGILYVYKYAVGMLTSVLLSERIMNASEREKALSDYFKFLSAGNSLSNLELLNSLSVNLLQSQDYKRIHQVFKGWLREYEMLGKELYGVKSESFNNCKS; encoded by the coding sequence ATGGAAACTGGTATTAATAATTCTTTGAAGTGGGATTTAAGCCAAATATTAGAGTCAAAAACTCTGGACTGATGAATGAGTGAGATGGAAAGACTTCAAACACTCATTCTTGAGAAATATTCAGTCAATCTATTTAAAGACTTAGAAGGATTAATAGAGTTTCACAAGTTACTTAAAGATTTAGATATTGTTTCTAACAGAATAGGAACTTATATAAACAATAGCAAAAATACTGATTTAACGGAACCTAAGTGATTTATTAAAGAGCAAGAATTTATTCAAAAAACAATTCCATTTGGTCAAGCTTTATCAACTTTCCAAACATATGCCATTAAAAATAAAAAGACTATCTTGTCTTTTTATGCAGATCCAAAATTTGCACATTTAAAGAAAAGTTATGACAGTCTTTTTAGATATCAATCAAGAAGATTACCTGCCATAGTAGCAAAATATGAGGAGACTAAAGCTCCTCTATCTTCAGCTTTCTATGAAATATTCAATATTCTTTCTGAAAAAGATTTTTTACTAAAAGATATTGAAGATTCTAAGGGAAATACCTGTACTGTTAGAAACTATGCAGAATATATTCTGCATATGAAAAAAGAAGACTCAACTTTTAGAAAGAACCTATTTACCAGTTATGTAAATTTTTTAGATCAAAAAAAAGAAGGTTTACACAAATTACTGTATTATCAGTTTTTAGCTTGAAATATTGGATCTAAAAATATTTCTTTCAAAAATGGTTATACAGAAAGTGCTTTATATGCAGATGAAGTTCCAAATAAATTTCTTTTGAATCTTTATAAAAACATGAAAGCATTTCGACCAGATATTCAAAGATTCAGGGATATAAGAAAATCAGTCATAAAAAAAGTTTGAAATTTATCTAAATTTCAAGAGTGAGATGGTTATTTGGAACTTAAAGATACTTCTGGAAAGCAAATCACATTTGAGATAGAAGATTCAAAGAAGATCATTTTAGAGTCTTTGAAAGTTCTGGGACAAAGATACATTGATTCTTTAAATCTCATGTTTAGCAAGAATTGAATAGACTGAAAACCTAATCCTCCTTACAAAATCAGCGGAGCTTATTTCTCCGGAGAAGCTTATAGATTAGAAGGTAAATATGTTCTTTTAAATTACAACGGATATTTTGATGATTTATTAACTCTTGCTCATGAACTTGGACATGCTGTTCATGATATTGAAATAGATAAAACAGAAACTTACTATTACTCTCCCACTATTTTTGTAGCAGAGATTCCTTCTATATTAAACGAGATATTGGTTCAATATTACTTATTGGACAAATATAGAAGAGAAGGGGATAAATTTAGACAATTCCATATTCTCGATCACTTGTTAAGTACTTTTGTAAGTACTTCTTCTGTTCAACTCGGATACAGCGAGTGAGAATACACATTCAATGAGAAAATATCTAATAATCAATTTTTAGATTTAGAAGAATCTGCTCAAGCATATTCCGAAATAGTTAAGAGTTATTTGGGAGAAAGTTCCACAGAAAATCCAGATTTGCAAAAGAAATCATGGTATAGAATATTCTCTATTCCACATTTTTATAGTGGAATTTTGTATGTATACAAATATGCTGTTGGGATGTTAACCTCTGTATTACTATCAGAAAGAATAATGAATGCATCTGAAAGAGAGAAAGCTCTCTCTGACTATTTCAAATTTTTATCTGCAGGAAATTCTCTTTCTAATTTGGAATTATTGAATTCCTTATCTGTCAACTTATTGCAATCCCAAGATTACAAAAGAATTCATCAAGTTTTTAAAGGGTGATTGAGGGAATATGAGATGTTAGGTAAAGAGTTGTATGGAGTTAAAAGTGAATCATTTAATAATTGCAAGAGCTAG
- a CDS encoding threonine--tRNA ligase, translated as MQELEKVKAEDKKESFEHRTFGLEHHWFVANTAPGFFSWGPQGYKLKELIRNYINKFQSEICGIQLVKTPVLAKKELFLKTGHLPLYSENIFSEIKKGEEELILRPMTCPHHILLAKEIITSKSQLPYLMGENSLIHRDEYSGGLLGLKRVRAMELIDTHIFLLPEQSSEWIPKVLSWIWKLLQKFQIELKEIVLATKASQNKYISGEDEWERVESVLFNSTINWAKENNLSNLLVERAGDAAFYGPKIDFNALDKQNQTYTISTLQLDCFMSQRLGFELDSSHPWIIHLGLIGTLERFIAYLIERYKGKLPFWLCPTQISIIPINSEKFAEASQELSKKLSKEGFRVFLDLGKNRFTKKLLLASKAQIPFQILIGEKEAQSLETLQVRQLGEKEVKNFRFQEFISHLKELNSESNL; from the coding sequence TTGCAAGAGCTAGAGAAGGTTAAAGCGGAAGATAAAAAAGAAAGTTTTGAACATCGAACTTTTGGCTTAGAGCATCATTGATTTGTTGCTAATACAGCTCCAGGATTTTTCTCGTGAGGACCTCAAGGATATAAATTAAAGGAGTTAATTAGAAACTATATCAATAAATTTCAAAGTGAAATTTGCGGAATCCAATTAGTTAAAACACCGGTTTTAGCCAAAAAAGAATTATTTTTAAAGACTGGACACTTACCTTTATACTCAGAGAATATTTTTTCTGAAATTAAGAAAGGGGAAGAAGAATTGATTTTAAGACCAATGACTTGCCCCCATCATATTCTTCTTGCCAAGGAAATTATTACTAGTAAATCTCAATTACCTTACTTAATGGGGGAAAATTCCCTAATCCACAGGGATGAATATTCAGGAGGTTTATTGGGACTTAAGAGAGTTAGGGCAATGGAATTGATTGACACACATATTTTTTTGTTGCCAGAACAATCTTCTGAATGAATTCCCAAAGTCCTTTCCTGAATTTGAAAATTGTTGCAAAAATTTCAAATTGAACTAAAAGAAATAGTTCTCGCAACCAAAGCTTCTCAAAACAAATATATTTCTGGAGAAGATGAGTGGGAAAGAGTTGAAAGTGTTTTATTTAACTCAACTATTAATTGAGCTAAAGAAAATAATTTATCTAATCTATTAGTCGAAAGGGCTGGAGATGCAGCCTTTTATGGTCCCAAAATAGATTTCAATGCGCTAGATAAGCAAAATCAAACATATACCATTTCAACCTTACAACTTGACTGTTTTATGTCACAAAGATTGGGATTTGAATTAGATTCTTCACATCCTTGAATTATTCACTTAGGACTTATTGGGACATTAGAGAGATTTATTGCTTATTTAATTGAAAGGTATAAAGGAAAATTACCTTTTTGATTATGTCCAACTCAAATTTCAATTATTCCAATAAATTCTGAGAAGTTTGCAGAAGCTTCTCAAGAACTCTCTAAAAAACTATCTAAAGAAGGATTCAGAGTCTTCTTAGACCTCGGAAAAAACAGATTCACTAAAAAGCTTTTGCTTGCCAGCAAAGCTCAAATCCCCTTCCAAATACTTATCGGGGAAAAGGAGGCCCAATCTTTAGAAACTTTACAAGTTAGACAACTAGGAGAAAAGGAAGTCAAAAATTTTAGGTTTCAAGAATTTATTTCTCATCTAAAAGAATTAAATTCTGAATCTAACCTTTAG
- a CDS encoding M17 family metallopeptidase, protein MVIQPKKDLRVFQLIATKVVDKSLKHLDYQVDYENATAKFFIDSAKVQTKEFIPALKSCLESAYSWEVNYKSFLEATAPNFDEFELELCLRSLVDCILRSPKKYFQKEKRNDHKKINRQIKLVGLEDLSEEITNILDGENQIKEWAELPPNILDAEKFVSEIISTSKELDLNYEVFNWEELYSKGFKLTCAVGQNKKNSYLITLREKREEDSNKKRKKIVIIGKGICFDTGGLSLKTGGNMAGMKFDMTGAGLVAAIFFTLAKSKFSEENEVIALLPISENLIGSDSIKVDSVIQAYGGKFIEISNTDAEGRLLLAEAIAYASRDLEASEIMTVATLTGAVGYALGKKYAGAWSTSEENWKKFNSLSDYTGEYVWRLPLDKYYLEKLKSSIAELKNSATTGIGGASRAAAFLAEFSDNKEFIHLDIANVSSKTCHQHSNIALAPLFKTIYFYLKGRKISLPN, encoded by the coding sequence GTGGTAATACAACCTAAAAAGGATTTAAGAGTTTTTCAATTAATTGCTACTAAGGTAGTCGATAAATCTTTAAAACACCTAGATTATCAAGTAGATTACGAAAACGCTACTGCGAAGTTTTTTATTGATTCAGCAAAAGTTCAAACCAAAGAGTTCATACCAGCCTTAAAAAGCTGTCTAGAATCTGCTTATTCTTGAGAAGTTAACTATAAATCTTTCTTAGAGGCTACTGCACCAAACTTTGATGAGTTTGAATTAGAGTTATGTTTAAGAAGTCTAGTAGATTGCATTCTCAGGTCTCCTAAAAAATATTTTCAAAAAGAAAAAAGAAATGATCACAAAAAAATTAATAGACAAATTAAGTTAGTTGGCCTAGAAGATCTTTCTGAAGAAATCACCAATATATTAGATGGAGAAAATCAAATTAAGGAATGAGCAGAACTTCCACCAAATATATTAGATGCAGAAAAATTTGTATCAGAAATTATTTCTACCTCCAAAGAATTAGATTTAAATTACGAAGTCTTTAATTGAGAGGAATTATATTCAAAAGGATTTAAGCTTACTTGCGCAGTTGGACAAAATAAGAAAAATTCTTATTTGATTACTTTAAGAGAGAAAAGAGAAGAAGATTCAAACAAAAAAAGAAAGAAAATAGTCATAATAGGTAAGGGAATTTGCTTTGATACTGGGGGCTTAAGTCTTAAAACAGGTGGAAATATGGCAGGAATGAAATTTGATATGACTGGTGCGGGTTTAGTGGCTGCCATTTTTTTTACATTAGCAAAAAGTAAATTCTCCGAAGAAAATGAAGTAATAGCTCTTTTGCCAATTTCTGAGAATTTGATAGGTTCAGATTCTATAAAGGTGGATAGTGTTATTCAAGCATATGGAGGTAAATTTATAGAAATCTCTAATACAGATGCAGAAGGTAGATTGCTTCTTGCAGAAGCAATTGCTTATGCGTCTAGAGATTTAGAGGCTTCCGAAATTATGACCGTAGCTACTCTTACTGGAGCTGTCGGTTATGCCTTAGGAAAAAAATATGCAGGAGCTTGATCTACCTCCGAAGAAAATTGGAAGAAGTTTAATTCCCTTTCAGACTATACAGGGGAATATGTTTGGAGATTACCTTTAGATAAGTATTATCTAGAAAAATTAAAAAGTAGTATAGCGGAACTGAAAAACTCTGCTACAACTGGGATCGGGGGCGCTTCTAGGGCCGCCGCATTCCTAGCAGAATTTAGTGATAATAAGGAGTTTATTCATTTAGATATAGCAAATGTATCCAGTAAAACTTGTCACCAACACTCAAATATAGCTTTAGCTCCTCTCTTTAAAACTATTTATTTCTATTTAAAGGGGAGAAAAATTAGTCTGCCCAATTAA
- the ruvB gene encoding Holliday junction branch migration DNA helicase RuvB, giving the protein MIDSETLKARPSRLSEFIGKTEIVKSLQVGIEVSKKLNKPMEHTLFYGPPGVGKTSLAQIIANELKVNIKIIPATNIQTLPDLIGVLNTLRDFDVLFIDEIHSLKLEYAEMLYSALEDNVLDLLVGKNYNSKAIRISLPKFTLIAATTNLGALPKALEERFGYVFFIDCYEDREIVDLIKSLLNQWELTLTEKEIITISNNSRGIPRNVKRILRRVMDYKTINSKCEIQEIIKECGFLFQGLTEVDIKYLIFLSEANRQTAGIKTIVQGTNIDELTIIKKIEPYLVFKGYINKGLKGRVLTLEGQKIIRNFNDFNRKRGRKN; this is encoded by the coding sequence GTGATTGATTCAGAAACTCTCAAAGCTAGACCTAGCCGTTTGAGTGAATTTATAGGAAAAACTGAAATTGTTAAGAGCTTACAAGTTGGAATTGAAGTCTCAAAAAAACTAAATAAACCTATGGAACATACACTTTTCTATGGTCCTCCAGGGGTTGGTAAAACTTCTTTGGCACAAATTATTGCTAATGAATTGAAGGTAAATATAAAGATAATTCCTGCAACTAATATTCAAACTTTGCCAGACTTAATTGGAGTTTTGAATACCTTACGAGACTTTGATGTTTTATTTATTGATGAAATTCACAGCTTAAAATTGGAATATGCTGAAATGTTGTATTCGGCTTTGGAAGATAATGTTTTGGATTTATTAGTTGGTAAAAATTACAACTCCAAGGCTATTAGAATAAGTCTTCCTAAATTTACATTGATTGCCGCTACTACCAACTTAGGAGCTTTACCTAAGGCCCTAGAAGAAAGATTTGGTTATGTCTTTTTTATAGATTGCTATGAAGATCGAGAAATTGTAGATCTCATTAAATCTTTACTAAATCAATGAGAATTAACTCTCACTGAAAAGGAAATAATTACTATTTCTAACAATTCTAGGGGAATTCCTAGAAATGTCAAGAGAATCTTGCGAAGAGTTATGGATTACAAGACTATAAATAGCAAATGTGAAATTCAAGAAATTATTAAAGAATGTGGATTTTTATTTCAAGGACTTACAGAAGTTGACATTAAGTACTTAATTTTTTTAAGTGAAGCTAATAGACAAACTGCGGGAATAAAAACCATTGTTCAAGGAACAAATATAGATGAATTAACAATTATTAAAAAAATAGAACCTTATTTGGTTTTCAAAGGTTATATCAACAAAGGATTAAAGGGAAGGGTTTTAACCTTAGAAGGTCAAAAAATAATTCGAAATTTTAATGACTTTAATAGAAAGAGAGGTAGAAAGAACTAG
- the ruvA gene encoding Holliday junction branch migration protein RuvA — translation MYYLKGQVIEFQKDHIVVESQSIGYQVHFLNSSYLKKGEEYLIYIFQDIRLEPRGQLVTQLFGFLTRQDYEIFRFLLSIKGIGSKTAQKILTNDWNNILSLAEQENRIQLASLRGFTLNTAQSFISTLRN, via the coding sequence ATGTATTACTTAAAAGGTCAAGTTATTGAATTTCAGAAAGATCATATTGTCGTTGAGTCTCAAAGCATAGGTTATCAAGTCCATTTCTTAAATTCTTCTTATTTAAAAAAGGGAGAAGAATATTTAATCTATATTTTTCAAGATATAAGACTAGAACCTAGAGGCCAATTAGTTACTCAATTATTTGGATTCTTAACCAGACAAGATTATGAAATTTTTAGATTTCTCTTATCTATCAAGGGAATTGGTTCAAAAACAGCACAAAAAATACTAACTAATGACTGAAATAATATTTTGAGTCTTGCGGAACAAGAAAATCGGATTCAACTGGCATCTTTAAGAGGATTTACATTGAATACTGCTCAATCTTTTATTTCAACTCTAAGAAATTAA